Proteins encoded in a region of the Cygnus olor isolate bCygOlo1 chromosome 4, bCygOlo1.pri.v2, whole genome shotgun sequence genome:
- the C4H4orf45 gene encoding uncharacterized protein C4orf45 homolog isoform X1 codes for MGRGTKVQRSWDPPQAGRTCSKPPSPTRATRGLALVDARMVFSGPDAIRDHRTRRAEHTHYTGETSPAIEGTSDANYLWRPASCSCAPPRRSDCPGETGWGVRELSHFSRKNLQSGVQIKRGPIWQSAEDQATHQYQSPWQVKQPGTDGAPIS; via the exons ATGGGCAGAGGAACCAaggtgcagaggagctgggacCCTCCCCAGGCAGGGAGAACCTGCTCCAAGCCTCCATCCCCTACAAGAGCCACCAGGGGCTTGGCGCTGGTGGATGCGAGGATGGTGTTCTCAG GCCCAGATGCCATACGTGATCACAGAACAAGGAGGGCTGAACACACTCACTACACAGGAGAGACATCTCCAGCAATAGAGGGTACCAGTGATGCTAACTACTTGTGGCGGCCAGCCTCCTGTTCATGTGCACCACCTCGCAGATCTGACTGCCCTGGAGAAACTGGGTGGGGTGTGAGAGAGCTCAGCCATTTCTCCAGGAAAAATCTCCAGAGCGGAGTGCAGATCAAG AGAGGACCCATTTGGCAGTCTGCTGAAGACCAAGCCACACACCAATACCAAAGTCCATG gcaAGTGAAACAGCCAGGTACAGATGGAGCTCCAATATCTTGA
- the C4H4orf45 gene encoding uncharacterized protein C4orf45 homolog isoform X2, producing MGRGTKVQRSWDPPQAGRTCSKPPSPTRATRGLALVDARMVFSGPDAIRDHRTRRAEHTHYTGETSPAIEGTSDANYLWRPASCSCAPPRRSDCPGETGWGVRELSHFSRKNLQSGVQIKRGPIWQSAEDQATHQYQSP from the exons ATGGGCAGAGGAACCAaggtgcagaggagctgggacCCTCCCCAGGCAGGGAGAACCTGCTCCAAGCCTCCATCCCCTACAAGAGCCACCAGGGGCTTGGCGCTGGTGGATGCGAGGATGGTGTTCTCAG GCCCAGATGCCATACGTGATCACAGAACAAGGAGGGCTGAACACACTCACTACACAGGAGAGACATCTCCAGCAATAGAGGGTACCAGTGATGCTAACTACTTGTGGCGGCCAGCCTCCTGTTCATGTGCACCACCTCGCAGATCTGACTGCCCTGGAGAAACTGGGTGGGGTGTGAGAGAGCTCAGCCATTTCTCCAGGAAAAATCTCCAGAGCGGAGTGCAGATCAAG AGAGGACCCATTTGGCAGTCTGCTGAAGACCAAGCCACACACCAATACCAAAGTCCATG A